From the Paramormyrops kingsleyae isolate MSU_618 chromosome 7, PKINGS_0.4, whole genome shotgun sequence genome, one window contains:
- the pcyox1 gene encoding prenylcysteine oxidase 1: MGDPALAVIGAGIGGTATAYFLRQEFGAGIKIDVFEAGTVGGRLATVKVGDVGYETGGSVIHPLNLHMKHFVDTLGLSPRKDVPSKMAIFDGEQLIFEESDWVIVNFFRMLWRYGLNFLRMQMWVEGVLDKFMRIYQYQQYGYSFTSMEKLLHAMGGDEFLQMVNKTLEEAMLKAGFSQSFLNDIVVPVTRVNYGQSVRINAFVGAVSLAGADSGLWAVDEGNKLVCSGLLYHSKAELISARVTGITRKMRTSKAGGTVPQFEVSYNGEFGSAYSLYDIVIVATPLHQGLSQIAFSGFSPPIPSYFPGRYQQTVSTLVHGILNMSFLGSTESPSDFRMSDILTKDHGGLAINSLSSLDPVHIPDGYVRPPASVKKVWKVFSPQPLSKDQLRQMFLSWDMVSEEPWLAYPAYSPPHRKPPFILHDHLYYLNAIEWAASAMEMSAIAARNLALLAHHRWHGLQGKVDQEDLHSRLRSEL; the protein is encoded by the exons ATGGGCGATCCAGCACTTG CTGTGATTGGAGCCGGCATTGGTGGTACAGCCACAGCCTATTTCCTTCGTCAGGAGTTTGGTGCGGGGATTAAAATTGACGTGTTTGAGGCTGGGACAGTGGGGGGCCGTCTGGCCACCGTAAAGGTCGGAGATGTGGGCTATGAGACTGGCGGCTCTGTGATCCATCCTCTGAACCTGCACATGAAACACTTTGTGGATACACTGG GCCTCTCTCCACGCAAGGATGTCCCCTCCAAGATGGCTATCTTTGATGGAGAGCAGCTGATCTTCGAGGAGAGTGACTGGGTCATCGTGAACTTCTTCCGCATGCTGTGGAGATACGGCCTCAATTTCTTGCGCATGCAGATGTGGGTGGAGGGCGTGCTGGACAAGTTCATGAG AATCTACCAGTACCAGCAATATGGCTACTCCTTCACCTCGATGGAAAAACTTCTACATGCAATGGGTGGAGACGAATTCCTCCAGATGGTTAATAAGACCCTGGAGGAGGCCATGCTAAAGGCGGGGTTTTCACAGAGCTTTCTGAACGACATTGTGGTTCCGGTCACACGTGTCAACTACGGGCAGAGTGTCCGCATCAACGCCTTTGTAG GTGCTGTGTCCCTGGCGGGGGCAGATTCGGGGCTGTGGGCCGTGGACGAGGGGAACAAGTTGGTCTGCTCTGGGCTCCTGTACCACAGCAAAGCCGAGCTGATCTCTGCACGGGTGACGGGTATCACCCGAAAGATGCGGACTTCCAAGGCGG GTGGAACAGTGCCTCAATTCGAGGTCAGCTACAATGGGGAGTTTGGCTCCGCCTACTCTTTGTATGACATTGTCATCGTGGCCACGCCTCTCCACCAAGGTCTCTCCCAGATCGCTTTCTCGGGCTTCTCTCCGCCAATCCCTTCTTACTTTCCAGGACGCTACCAGCAGACAGTCAGCACTCTGGTCCACGGCATCCTCAACATGTCATTCCTGGGGAGTACCGAGAGCCCCTCGGACTTCAGGATGTCCGATATCCTCACCAAAGACCATGGCGGTCTGGCTATCAATAGTCTGAGCTCCCTCGACCCAGTCCACATCCCGGACGGCTACGTCCGTCCCCCAGCTAGTGTCAAGAAAGTGTGGAAAGTCTTTTCTCCCCAACCACTTTCGAAGGACCAGCTCAGGCAGATGTTCCTCTCCTGGGACATGGTATCAGAAGAGCCGTGGCTGGCGTACCCCGCCTACAGCCCTCCCCACCGCAAGCCGCCGTTTATCCTGCACGATCACCTGTACTACCTGAACGCAATAGAGTGGGCGGCCAGCGCCATGGAGATGAGTGCCATCGCAGCAAGGAATCTGGCCTTGCTGGCACACCATCGATGGCATGGTCTGCAGGGCAAGGTGGACCAGGAGGACCTGCATAGCAGACTAAGGAGCGAGCTGTAG
- the fam136a gene encoding protein FAM136A isoform X1, giving the protein MFLGGSLSSGAEARPRRPVKHSPRKSSVRMAEAQQARVQTAVESMVEGLEREHIRKMQGRMFRCSAECCEQPSQSMQQVHQCIERCHAPLAQAQSLVTTELEKFQDRLSRCTMHCNDKAKDLFDSGTKEPAVRAAMERCVGGCVDDHVNLLPSMTRRLRDSLGAIPQ; this is encoded by the exons ATGTTTTTGGGCGGTTCCCTGAGCTCAGGAGCGGAAGCCAGACCGCGACGACCGGTCAAGCACAGCCCCAGAAAGAGCAGCGTCCGG ATGGCAGAAGCGCAGCAAGCTCGGGTACAAACGGCTGTAGAGAGTATGGTCGAGGGTCTGGAACGTGAACACATACGTAAAATGCAA GGTCGCATGTTCCGGTGCAGCGCTGAGTGTTGTGAACAGCCGTCACAGTCTATGCAGCAGGTTCACCAATGCATAGAGCGCTGCCATGCCCCCCTGGCACAGGCCCAGAGCCTAGTTACCACTGAACTAGAGAAATTCCAG GACCGGCTGTCCCGCTGCACCATGCACTGCAACGACAAGGCCAAGGACCTCTTTGACTCTGGGACCAAGGAGCCAGCAGTGCGGGCGGCCATGGAGCGTTGTGTGGGCGGCTGTGTAGATGACCATGTAAACCTGCTTCCCAGCATGACACGGCGTCTGAGGGACAGCCTGGGGGCTATACCACAGTGA
- the fam136a gene encoding protein FAM136A isoform X3 yields MFLGGSLSSGAEARPRRPVKHSPRKSSVRGRMFRCSAECCEQPSQSMQQVHQCIERCHAPLAQAQSLVTTELEKFQDRLSRCTMHCNDKAKDLFDSGTKEPAVRAAMERCVGGCVDDHVNLLPSMTRRLRDSLGAIPQ; encoded by the exons ATGTTTTTGGGCGGTTCCCTGAGCTCAGGAGCGGAAGCCAGACCGCGACGACCGGTCAAGCACAGCCCCAGAAAGAGCAGCGTCCGG GGTCGCATGTTCCGGTGCAGCGCTGAGTGTTGTGAACAGCCGTCACAGTCTATGCAGCAGGTTCACCAATGCATAGAGCGCTGCCATGCCCCCCTGGCACAGGCCCAGAGCCTAGTTACCACTGAACTAGAGAAATTCCAG GACCGGCTGTCCCGCTGCACCATGCACTGCAACGACAAGGCCAAGGACCTCTTTGACTCTGGGACCAAGGAGCCAGCAGTGCGGGCGGCCATGGAGCGTTGTGTGGGCGGCTGTGTAGATGACCATGTAAACCTGCTTCCCAGCATGACACGGCGTCTGAGGGACAGCCTGGGGGCTATACCACAGTGA
- the fam136a gene encoding protein FAM136A isoform X2 — protein MAEAQQARVQTAVESMVEGLEREHIRKMQGRMFRCSAECCEQPSQSMQQVHQCIERCHAPLAQAQSLVTTELEKFQDRLSRCTMHCNDKAKDLFDSGTKEPAVRAAMERCVGGCVDDHVNLLPSMTRRLRDSLGAIPQ, from the exons ATGGCAGAAGCGCAGCAAGCTCGGGTACAAACGGCTGTAGAGAGTATGGTCGAGGGTCTGGAACGTGAACACATACGTAAAATGCAA GGTCGCATGTTCCGGTGCAGCGCTGAGTGTTGTGAACAGCCGTCACAGTCTATGCAGCAGGTTCACCAATGCATAGAGCGCTGCCATGCCCCCCTGGCACAGGCCCAGAGCCTAGTTACCACTGAACTAGAGAAATTCCAG GACCGGCTGTCCCGCTGCACCATGCACTGCAACGACAAGGCCAAGGACCTCTTTGACTCTGGGACCAAGGAGCCAGCAGTGCGGGCGGCCATGGAGCGTTGTGTGGGCGGCTGTGTAGATGACCATGTAAACCTGCTTCCCAGCATGACACGGCGTCTGAGGGACAGCCTGGGGGCTATACCACAGTGA
- the fam136a gene encoding protein FAM136A isoform X4: protein MFRCSAECCEQPSQSMQQVHQCIERCHAPLAQAQSLVTTELEKFQDRLSRCTMHCNDKAKDLFDSGTKEPAVRAAMERCVGGCVDDHVNLLPSMTRRLRDSLGAIPQ from the exons ATGTTCCGGTGCAGCGCTGAGTGTTGTGAACAGCCGTCACAGTCTATGCAGCAGGTTCACCAATGCATAGAGCGCTGCCATGCCCCCCTGGCACAGGCCCAGAGCCTAGTTACCACTGAACTAGAGAAATTCCAG GACCGGCTGTCCCGCTGCACCATGCACTGCAACGACAAGGCCAAGGACCTCTTTGACTCTGGGACCAAGGAGCCAGCAGTGCGGGCGGCCATGGAGCGTTGTGTGGGCGGCTGTGTAGATGACCATGTAAACCTGCTTCCCAGCATGACACGGCGTCTGAGGGACAGCCTGGGGGCTATACCACAGTGA
- the gmcl1 gene encoding germ cell-less protein-like 1: MGSLGSRLQASPRGPQGTAEGSCGASRHGCECRKRKRSSGCQCDSEPEEEDSLLNTPRRKTLKSTSKYIYQTLFLNGENSDIRICALGQDWNLHKVYLCQSGYFSSMFSGSWKESTMTVIELEIPDQNIDTEALQVAFGSLYRDDVLIKPSRVVSILAAACMLQLDSLIQQCGETMKETISAKTVCHYHSSARLYGLDSVTKKCQEWLLNNLMTQQNVDLMKELSVTLMEQLVQSSDLFVMQVEMDVYTALKKWVFLQLSPSWSGPIKQLLTDADTWLCKRRADLGEEEAFLSTEEGAPFVPVFRRVRLQYIINDLTSARILERDNILPPEWLSATYKQQWFAMLRTEHDSDLGPQEANKEEFELNSMRCGRKLAKDGDYCWRWTGFSFGFDLLVTYTNRFIVFKRNTLSQPCGGAVSLQPRRHIAYRLRLASFDTSGKLICSRSTGYQLLTLEKDQEYVVMNLDSRLLTFPLYICCNFLYTSPPSASQSSSPEPDSSARGVS, encoded by the exons ATGGGCTCCCTGGGCAGTCGGCTCCAGGCTTCCCCCCGGGGCCCACAGGGGACAGCGGAGGGTTCATGCGGAGCCTCCAGACATGGGTGCGAGTGCCGCAAGAGGAAGCGCAGCTCGGGGTGCCAGTGTGACAGCGAGCCAGAGGAGGAGGACAGCTTGCTGAACACGCCGAGGAG GAAAACGTTGAAAAGCACCTCTAAGTACATCTACCAGACCCTGTTCCTCAATGGTGAGAACAGTGACATCCGGATCTGTGCCCTGGGCCAGGACTGGAACCTGCACAAGGTCTATCTGTGCCAG TCGGGGTACTTTTCCAGCATGTTCAGCGGGTCCTGGAAGGAGTCCACAATGACGGTCATCGAGCTGGAGATTCCAGACCAGAACATCGACACAGAAG CCCTGCAAGTGGCGTTCGGGTCTCTGTACCGCGACGATGTTCTCATCAAGCCCAGCCGGGTCGTCAGTATCCTGGCCGCGGCCTGCATGCTTCAGCTG GACAGTCTGATCCAGCAGTGCGGAGAGACGATGAAGGAGACCATCAGTGCAAAGACTGTATGTCATTACCACTCCTCTGCCCGCTTGTACGGACTGGACTCTGTCACAAAGAA GTGTCAGGAATGGCTCCTCAACAACCTAATGACCCAGCAGAACGTGGACCTCATGAAGGAGCTGAG CGTGACGCTGATGGAGCAGCTAGTCCAGTCCTCCGATCTCTTTGTCATGCAAGTAGAGATGGACGTCTACACAGCTCTTAAGAAG TGGGTATTCCTCCAGCTCAGCCCATCTTGGAGTGGGCCCATCAAGCAGCTGCTGACTGACGCCGACACCTGGCTCTGCAAACGCCGGGCCG ACCTGGGGGAGGAGGAAGCTTTCCTGAGCACCGAGGAGGGGGCCCCCTTTGTCCCCGTGTTCAGACGCGTACGGTTGCAGTACATCATCAACGACCTGACCTCAGCCCGCATACTGGAGCGGGACAATATCCTGCCCCCAG AATGGCTCTCTGCTACGTACAAACAGCAGTGGTTTGCCATGCTGCGGACAGAACATGACAGCGACCTGGG ACCACAGGAGGCCAACAAAGAAGAGTTTGAGCTGAACAGCATGAGGTGCGGCAGAAAACTGGCCAAAGATGGAGAC TACTGCTGGCGCTGGACGGGCTTCAGCTTCGGTTTCGACTTGCTGGTGACTTACACCAACCGCTTCATTGTCTTCAAGAGGAATACCCTGAGTCAGCCATGTGGGGGCGCTGTGAGCCTGCAGCCCCGGCGCCACATAGCCTACCG GCTGCGTCTGGCCTCATTCGACACTAGCGGCAAACTGATCTGCAGCCGCTCCACTGGCTACCAGCTGCTCACGCTGGAGAAAGACCAG GAGTATGTGGTGATGAACCTAGACAGTCGCTTGTTAACCTTCCCCCTCTACATCTGCTGCAATTTCCTCTACACCTCCCCCCCTTCAGCCAGCCAATCAAGCAGCCCGGAGCCTGACAGCAGCGCCCGTGGTGTGTCTTGA
- the slc20a1b gene encoding sodium-dependent phosphate transporter 1-B, producing the protein MASVTPVLATVAATMMPSMNPPLSNYLWLLILGFVIAFILAFSVGANDVANSFGTAVGSGVVTLRQACILATIFETLGSVLLGASVSETIRKGIIDVNVYNGSEPLMMAGSVSAMFGSAVWQLLASFLKLPISGTHCIVGATIGFSLVARGMNGVRWNQLIKIVGSWFLSPVLSGIMSALVFVLVRMLILRKKDPVPSGLRALPIFYAVTIGINLFSILFSAKDAASSKLVWWAALLVSLACAVLTALIIWFVVCPRLKRKIEREVQSSSSESSLMVEKDCQGPLLKTAPEQIQAFAPAPPAAPCKEFSVTFDVGEEDGEEREGTAVPIDGQNRAHIQFSNGPAHIPSVGYSQYHTVHKDSGLYKDLLHKLHLAKVRDCMGEPGERPMRRNNSYTAYTMAICGLHADFRPGEGDGAASQDRKRVRMDSYTSYCNAVAESGSPEIASVSAEVSEEAVQVGEGSTDDGASGSSQSSLERSGTEADKPAVSLLFQFLQILTACFGSFAHGGNDVSNAIGPLVALWLVYQDNSVESTTPTPIWLLLYGGVGICIGLWVWGRRVIQTMGKDLTPITPSSGFSIELASALTVVVASNVGLPISTTHCKVGSVVAVGWLRSRRAVDWRLFRNIFMAWFVTVPISGLISAAIMALFCYVIL; encoded by the exons ATGGCGTCTGTCACTCCTGTTTTGGCTACCGTGGCTGCCACTATGATGCCGTCGATGAATCCCCCACTCTCCAACTACCTCTGGCTTCTCATCTTGGGCTTCGTCATCGCCTTCATCCTGGCCTTCTCTGTTGGCGCCAATGACGTTGCCAACTCCTTCGGCACGGCCGTGGGCTCTGGCGTGGTCACTCTCAGGCAGGCCTGCATCCTGGCCACCATCTTCGAGACGCTGGGCTCTGTGCTCCTGGGCGCCAGCGTGAGCGAGACCATACGGAAGGGCATCATCGACGTGAACGTCTACAACGGATCGGAGCCGTTGATGATGGCGGGCTCCGTCAGCGCCATGTTCG GGTCTGCTGTGTGGCAGCTGCTGGCTTCGTTTTTGAAGCTCCCCATTTCGGGAACGCATTGCATTGTGGGAGCCACCATTGGATTTTCCCTGGTGGCGAGGGGCATGAATGGAGTCCGCTGGAATCAGCTGATCAAGATCG TGGGTTCCTGGTTCCTCTCTCCAGTTTTGTCTGGCATCATGTCTGCTCTGGTCTTCGTACTCGTCCGTATGCTCATCCTGCGCAAG AAAGACCCTGTTCCCAGCGGCCTGAGGGCTTTGCCCATCTTCTATGCTGTGACCATTGGAATCAACCTCTTCTCCATCTTGTTCTCTGCAA aagACGCAGCCTCCAGTAAGCTGGTCTGGTGGGCCGCGTTACTGGTCTCGCTGGCCTGCGCTGTCCTCACAGCCCTAATCATCTGGTTTGTTGTCTGCCCCCGCCTCAAGAGGAAGATTGAAC GTGAAGTCCAGTCCAGCTCATCTGAGAGCTCGTTGATGGTGGAGAAGGACTGCCAGGGGCCGCTCCTGAAGACGGCTCCAGAGCAGATCCAGGCATTCGCGCCTGCCCCCCCGGCAGCCCCGTGTAAGGAGTTCAGCGTGACCTTTGACGTCGGCGAGGAGGACGGCGAGGAGCGAGAAGGCACCGCTGTCCCCATTGACG GCCAGAACCGGGCCCACATTCAGTTCAGCAACGGCCCGGCTCACATTCCCAGCGTCGGCTACAGCCAGTACCACACGGTGCACAAGGACTCGGGCCTCTACAAGGACCTGCTGCACAAGCTGCACCTGGCCAAGGTGCGCGACTGCATGGGGGAGCCGGGGGAGCGGCCCATGCGGCGCAATAACAGCTACACGGCCTACACCATGGCCATCTGCGGCCTGCACGCCGACTTCCGGCCAGGAGAGGGTGACGGCGCGGCCAGCCAGGACAGGAAGCGCGTGCGGATGGACAGCTACACCAGCTACTGCAACGCGGTGGCCGAGAGCGGCTCCCCCGAGATCGCCAGCGTGAGCGCCGAGGTGAGCGAGGAGGCCGTGCAGGTGGGCGAAGGCAGCACCGACGACGGCGCCAGCGGCAGCAGCCAAAGCTCCCTGGAGCGTAGCGGCACGGAGGCCGACAAGCCGGCGGTGTCGCTGCTCTTCCAGTTCCTGCAGATCCTCACCGCCTGCTTCGGCTCCTTCGCCCATGGTGGCAATGATGTCAG CAATGCCATCGGCCCACTGGTGGCACTGTGGCTAGTGTACCAGGACAACTCGGTGGAATCCACCACCCCCACGCCCATCTGGCTGCTGCTGTACGGGGGGGTCGGCATCTGCATAGGCCTCTGGGTGTGGGGCCGCAGGGTCATCCAGACCATGGGCAAAGACCTCACCCCTATCACCCCCTCCAG CGGGTTCAGCATCGAGCTGGCCTCCGCCCTCACCGTAGTGGTCGCTTCCAACGTCGGCCTGCCCATCAGCACCACCCACTGCAAG gtgggCTCTGTGGTGGCCGTCGGCTGGCTGCGATCCCGCAGGGCTGTGGACTGGCGCCTCTTCCGCAACATCTTCATGGCCTGGTTTGTGACCGTCCCCATCTCGGGCCTCATCAGCGCTGCCATCATGGCCCTCTTCTGCTACGTCATCCTGTGA